The DNA sequence tagtgtactgtttctttgaactcgttagttactcttttcaaagagaaatcaTCAAATACATAAATTCAAAAAGAATTAGCTGGCTTTGAATTCTAATACAAATTTCAATTTCCCaccatcttgccctgattacccaGTGGCGACGGTTGTATTGCTAAGCCGGGGCTTTTTCGCTGCAGTTCTCTTAGGTAATCAGTGTAAGCATTCACCTGGTTGAAACGGCAAGTATGCTTTAACTTAACTTAAGAAGCTCATTCTGCTTGTACCCGGCTGGCCTTTCACAGTTATCTCTAACAACAGAATAAGCAGAGTCCTGTTCGACAATTAATCAATTTGCGCTGACTGGCCCTGAATGCATTTTCATCGAGTTTGCGAATGTTTTGATGGCTTGACGGCGATAAATGAGGGTGGTGCAGATTTATGAAGCAGTGAAAACGTTGTAGCTGGCATTGGTATGTTTGAAAGCGTACAATGAATCGCGAATGTATGAATTCGCGCTGATATACATTTTAACAGAGAGGACAACGTTTCTgttgaagtaagaattaaaaaatctaGTATGTTATATAgctaattcatatttaaaaactaGACGGTTgataaaagagtttttaaaacgcATAGTGTTAATCTTAgatttgaaacaagtttttttcctatGATTATAACTGGATAGTTTAACACGAGGCATAATAGATAAAAGTGCATGGATGTTCTTTCGctttagaaactttttttgataattttacaGTCTTGCCTCTCTAAGAAATCTTAAACACTTTAAATACGGGCTTAGACGTATATTTCATATTAAAACAGTGGTCTAAAAAACATTGTACAGGTGTAAGATCGGACTCGGACGCGACGTAGACAGGTAATGCGTAATTGATATTAGGTAGGACTATTGTATTAAAGAGAAGGTCTATTTTTGTCCCCATGTCACATCTGGAAGGCGACGCCCAGAATCTCTACTTCTTTACAGCTTGGTATCATCCCGATAGATGAATAGAGATCGCGGTTGCCTCTCGTTTTGATCGTCAACTCTTTACATTTGTTTGAATTGCAATTTCTTGTACACAAGAAATGTCTTTCGTGGTCTCCATCATCAGTATTCAAAATATTCAGTTATATATacctagccgaatttttgaaaacatacctcaaaatgggccagaatattcgcacagaaagctggcgatagccagctttctggtcactgtggtgagaaaaaacatagggggcttgctgtcctggttggtctcattgtcaagctcagtccctgagctaactcgccatgggttggaaaggggcctccatgtcaatccctagtgggggagggtgctgcaaaagcgttCTACCTTCCGTTACATGTAGTCCTTGGTCTGGGAGAGCCAGTGCactggtcatgtctgcctttagtttgtcatgtcaaattctggtaacgtttgaggcccattggccaatgaaagcattcccctcaagcacgtgctaggctgggggggtggaggaagtcaggggggtgatttaaccttgaattctctgcttagaacttgattctgagtaattattattgCTCTAAGGCCTATGGAATACAGCACCACTGTACTCAGAAAAGTCTCTGAATTATCTTCCCCTATACACGTTGACTGTTCGTTGGacaaaaaatgtaatatttaaattaataataataatagttagaGTATTGTAATagtaatagcggagctctcgcgcgcgaagcgcgcagcggagcaccatgggtaacaaaatgtggtaaactacccatccgagaaaatttggtaatcacgtgaccgtacaccgaccgcccgcccgaccgtccgtccgcaccacaggcataccaacgcAAAATTTCGGGTAGTCTGTGGTGAGggttttttggcgcgaaaacgaaTGGCAACCCGCGTTTTGTGAAGCCTAAACAACTTAGAAGTTCAGGAAAGTCAACtcagaacaaaaagaaatttttcgtgTCGGTTGACTTTTTTATACATCCGTATTTTccacattatttatttattatgcccTCTAGTTTGGAGTATAGAGATAAAGAGAGgcagagaaaacgagaaagtaggcggcaagcAAGCCAAGCTCAACGAGAGAGAGAGCGGCAGAGAGCTAGAGAAAGGAGGCGAAACTGCTCTGACGAGAAacgggagagggagcaagaaagaaacagagaaaggaggcgcaattttactgacGAGCAACGGGAGAAAGAGCAGGAAAGGGatagagaaaggaggcgcaattttactgatgAGCAACGGGAGAGAGAACAGGAAAGGGACAGAGAAAGGAGGAAACATTTTACTGAGGAGCAACGCGAGAGAGAGCAagagagaaacagagaaaggaggcaAAATTTTACTGACGAACAACGGGGAAAAgcgcaagaaagagaaagggaaaggcggcaaaatttcactgaagagcaactggagaatgaacgatagagagcaagagaaaatagacgcCTAATAAGCGACGAGCGGCGAAGAATGGAGCGAGTGACAGCAAGGGAAAACAGGCGGCGTATAAACGAAAACGAACGAGAAGGAGGAGAAGGTGAGCGAATTTTTGCAGAGGTTAGCTTTCTGTTATATGAATCGGGGATTTTACGAAAACAGAggtagcttttgttttgtttgttaatcaaTAACCTCTTTGTAATTGCATCAGTTTTTTTGGACCAATCACCACACGTCATTTGTTGTCACGCAGTCTAGAGTTGATACCTTTTATCCTCCAAGTTCGTTGAAGAGAAACGATATGATTGAAATTTCACTTTAACAAGACAGTCGCGTCCAAGATAAAATTATAGAGTAACCTTATAATTCGTGCTCCTCGGTGTATTTTCGTTGTTTCTGGCGCGGAAAATAAGGTAATCttaaattgtaaaatgaaattttatcgaAAATTAGAACCATTGCCATGTGTCCGATGCATCgctgaatgaatgataactCCTTATGTAAATTTTAGGCGACTCTGACCTCTCTGACAAGTTAAAATGAGTCAGTGTTAGAGGATTGTAAATTATACGGTCTGTGAAAGCGTTGTTATGTTTTCTGAAAAGAGAGCAGAGAGcaccttgaatttgaagattttCAATGTCTGTTGAAAGAGCGTTTTAGTGCAGATTGTTCGAGCTTAcctctatttgttttattcaagGTAAACAGAATTTGAAGGATCTATTCTCCCTCTTTTaattgaaataacttttattattttactataaatctaggcttttccattttgtagatacctatcttcgagtgttcaagAATATATATGGAGATCTATGTAAATAAGGAGGGCAGCCAGggttagaaattatttttgaatgttGAAAGGCCAAACAAATTTAAGCTCGGTCATGTCTAGTTACTaaccggtcaaaataaattattgcctgccaaacaaattttagctcggtcatgtctagatactaaccggtcaaaataaattattacctgccaaacaaattttagctcggACCGgtcaaaagacagtaaaaactcgtgggtaagaacctggattttcccATTGCATTAACAGGTACgttcttacaaaaaaaagttattggcaaaaaatttgtctatttctctaaaatgaaaaggttcttattttctgaagggaCAAAAACATTGCAGCTTATGTCTCCCAAAGAGGTTCACCTGAATATTTTCCAGGtgtatagaattttttttatagatttgagaaaataaagatgTGTGTCAAATAttgggctaaacaggttcttgtatagagggggcctaattATAACTGGCaagtttagcctaacaggttcctaaaaaccaggttcttagtcacagctaggtttttactgtattgaagACATTATACTTTGCAGTAATagccaaattaagacaaaaaattatttgatcatAAATGCTCAAAAACTCCTTGTGTTGAGAGATGGGGAAATATTATAAACCAGTTTTGAGTGTGGTTATCAAGTTATTCATTCATTGGAGGGTACAGTGTAGTAAATAATATTTCCAGGAATATTGTCAAGCTCAGCTTGTTTGTTCTTAAAAACAATTCCCCATAAGAGTTAAACCAGAAATCACAACTTTTGGCTCAGTATTGTTctgacatgttttctttgaacaataggTGTATGTAGGGGTGAGGGAAAATTCTTGCCCAACTAAAGATTTTatcttatcttcttagccatggaagaacatgaaagtcagGTCCTCCAGGTTGAATGAAGCATGGAATGCTCTCTGcttggtgaacaagagcaaagtcactcagcaggtactgatatagttcatggtagatggtatttattatagaattgcataattgagtaaaatcacgcattctgattggttaacgaagaGAGGTATTCAGTgtggaattgcgagttgaaaatGAGGCTAAGGGAGGTTTTTCGCATCTACgtaacaactatcgtcaaattgtaacacaacaactgcaaaaaaggttttctacaatgtcattttaaaatgttttcaaaatcattgtcaccttttgtatatcctttcttaacatactgtaatgttgcctggtcctccacctactgttccaacctaaactgtatttaccttttgcaaaagcgtctagtgcggctcataacaaaagctcactatctagcaaataccgcccctttgtttagccagcttaaagtccttgacatatttagtattaattcattttctgtcactacttttatgtattcttatcaccataatcttttgcctagtagctttcgtgacttgttcttaagtagtaatcaagtccatcaatacCAAAATTCGACTGgcctctcagtatagacctcatttttgtagatcaaatataaagcaattcagcatcctttaccgaggacctaaaatctggaattcgttgcctgtttcactaattagctctcTTTCTatatttgttgttaaaaaaaatttaaagaattatctcactgatagccgatctgtcgcttaattttctgatcttgctcactctgcactcagccGTGAATTTAGTTCTctaggtagttgaaggaagcctattaatataagcttcaagcttcattagacttccttgtcacattaattttataatttaattaacaccttttgtttatgttgtataaggttttgtgagtgactaaataaataaatagttaaaaacaaacaaaagcattttttaaagtgatccggaggttcttccttgttttgaactaaACTACAAATTCTTGGAGAGGTATAAAAAACCCCTTTCGCTAGCGACaatgagaaaacaagaaaatcctgtgaacacagcccagaaaatggcaagccaaattcaaacaaacaaaacggagaagcgacaatGGAGGAAGTGCCAGGGTCAATTGTcacatatacagaagaagaaataaataccttcaaagatCACATTGTCcctgaaaacacgaaaaagagtacGCCACTTGCATTCATCCTGAATCGTGgtacttagaaaagtacaaaacagagctgaacttgaacagcatttttaaaacatttcaaggtacttaccTTATATCAATCGCaacgttaaactttcagtgctttgccttggacacttcatttctttcagttttgctaccgaagaggtaaaaggtgtaaattattttccttcgcgagcaaatgaccaatttgaaaaagGATGTTATGGATAACcggcttgtaaattcagtgaaatacctctATTTATCCTTACAATTAGTGTGAAGCTTGTTCATGtgtaaaaaaagtttgaaaacaaatgtaaaaacaagcacaaggtacaGAAAAAGTTGTCAAAGGTTCAAACGTGTATgactgaccttgcttcctattCGCTAATGCAATGACAGGTtttgacatttgactttgaaatggctttctggGGCGCGTggtcaggataaaaacaaacaatattattggtgttttctttttttttctgatttttatttgattatgcgattcaaggaaaatccattacctgactcgtgaattccaagttaaattgcacttgaaaaccgatatcggttttcgtgtgcaatttaacgttcaattccctcgtcaggtaatgaattttcctataaaacttaataatatatgtggaaaaatttcttgaatcagattggcttagagcagtgcagtttttagtaaacacagtacaaaaacaaggaaacataatgcaaaaataaggaaataaagtgcaaatttctcagagaatgaaaacctgtgattggctaataaacaatcagtgttctccagaagcGCGGGCAACTGGCAGTTTCACTGGGAACTCTTTTCCAAAGTGCCAGCTACTCTTATGagtcaaaacataaaaaaaaactgtaacttttatcttgaatttttcgtaagttccatttttttccgCGAAGGATACAACGGCACCCGAAGTAAATCGtgttaattcatttcttagaatactagaacatgcaatttcatcgggaaaagaagaaacaaacaaaaaagccacaagagcttgtttgaaagtttatcgaaaaacacatgaaaatacatggaactaaagtgCCTTGAACAGCTACAAAAGAAGACAGGTGTTGTTTATTCATGGTTGTGAAGCCACTCGCTGAGGCACTTGCCGATAGATagctgcggcttgtttatccgacatgaagaatataaatcacaagcaaccagaatacaggctatgcagccattcactacagCAATCGAGGCGTCAGTAAAGCTTCTTTTCTTGTTCAGCAAGAAAaactgtgtaaaatcctagaatctcgatgagtttttaaaagtgttcatctttacaatgttttgatttttcattcatccagTCCAGGCGAGTCGGTTCACGCGTTGACAGTTCTGATAGACATGTGACATGGGAATAGCGGAACTCCCTTGTCTTTTCTGGTTTGTTCTAACAAGATTCAAAGGGATTTTgtggcgtttttaataaaataattattccactTGCGCTTGTTGGATGAGATGATTGTTGCCAACTCGGCGCTATGCGTCTCGTTGGCTatttaccatctcatatccaacgtgccctcgtggaataattgttaattataaaataactaagatagtacgtgcATTCTGATCGGTTAAAAACCAAtagtttattgtgccggtaaaatcatagaaaactgaaacatgctttaaagttattttataaaagtaaaagaccacattTTCTAAAGGTTTGCTggtgtgataacccacttgggatgttgggagaagaCTGGAAAAGCTTGTAAACCACCAGCTTAACTTCTCAGATCTCTGTGCCTCATGCCCCCAAACCCGGGGCTtgaaataacggccggtcaacggacaatgtccggtcAGAATCGAGCATTGTCCGAGCAAATCCGTGGATGACTGGACATGTTGTCCGGTCATTTGGgctttcaaagaaaattcaattttgagACAATCATGATGGAAATTTATTCAGTCTTATCATGTTCCAAAAAAAGATATTAATTAGAGGGACTTTTGTTTGTGAAATTGATGACATTTCCTGTTGTCAGTCGCAACCGCAAATTGGCTACTGCTGTGCGTGTTGTAAAGTACTCAAGATTGCACGCCAAAACTACAACTTCTAATTTTTTGCACACTAGACTTGTTTTGAGTAACTAGAGTTGCTGTTGCTGAAAATGATACAGATCATGTAACTTGCAAAATGGAGCCTCTATTGCAACTAGTTAAGATGGATTAAATTTGTCCGGCCAAAAATGCCTATGTCCGAGCAAAATAACGTTTGACTGGACAATGTGTCCGGCGCCTGCCCAATAGTTATTTCAAGCCCTGCAAACCCCCCCTTAGATACGGTACTCTCACTTTACCAGCACTTGGTGTCAGGCAACAGTTACTTTACATTGGGAGCTGGCTACTCTAAAACTTCTGGAGAACactgaacaatagaaatatataagaaccaatcagcctcaggtgtcacaatctgcttgcttatcttcttagccatggaagaacatgaaagtcaggtcctccaggttgaatgtagcatggaatgctctctgcttggtgaacaagagcaaagtcaatcagcaggtactgatatagttcatggtagatggtatttattataaaacttaataatatacatggaaaaatttcttgaatgagattggcttagagcagtgcagtttttagtaaacagagtaaaaaacaaggaaacataatgcaaaaataaggaaataaagtgcaaatttctcagagaatgaaaacctgtgaacaatcagtgttctccagaagcGCAGGCGACTGGTGGTTTCGCTGGCTACTCTTAtgactcaaaacagtaaaaaaaactgtctgtaccttttatcttgaatttttcagaaggtcctaaaagaaacaaaaacaataacttgtCGTACAAAAAGCTCTTTGGTGTATGACAATTTGCCTTTTGCTAATGGTATTATCGATATATTTACTGAATGATTTTTGATGAGACATtgccagataatatttttaatcataaaataactaagacagtacatgcattctgattggctaaaaaccaATAGTTTATTGAGCTGGTAATCTCATAGTAAactgaaacatgctttaaagttattttataaaagtaaaagaccacattTTCTATGGATTTACCAGCATGATAACTCACTTGGTTCTTGGGAGAACTctggaaaagcttgtaaatcacgagcaaAACTTCTCAGATATCTGGGCTTAATGCCCCCAAACCCCTCCCTTAGATACAGTTATCTCACTTTATCAGTGCTTGGTGTCAGGCACCAGTTTCTTTGCTTTGGGAGCTGGCTACTCTAAAACTTCTGGATAACACTGAACAATAGAATTatataagaaccaatcagcCTCAGGTGTCACAATCTGCTTGCCCAGCTTATTTAGATTATatcttatcttcttagccatagaagaacatgaaagtgaaGTCCTCCAACTTGAATGTAGCATGGAAAGCTCTCTGCCaggtgaacaagagcaaagtcattcagcaggtactgatataCCGGTAGTTGTTTATGGTAGATGGTATTTTATTATGAaagttaataatatacatgaaaaaatttctctttgaatttgattggcttagagcagtgtactttttagtaaacacaatgcaaaaacaaggaaacataatgcaaaaagaaagaaatataatgCAAATTTATCAGAGAATGAAAAACAGTGATTGGGctaataaacaatagaaatttatCAGAACTAATTAAGTGCCACAATTTGCTGGTGGGAAGCATGTATACTTTTAAAACTTCCCCGTTTTTGGTGTAATTAATTATGCTCTGTTGTCTTACCTAAgtaatctttcctttttcttgtaacacttttttttctcaatattttattttatgaatttacctgattatttttatttatttattcattgtgggttgtttttttttttcatttttgtaaccaagattttgaaattaataaagGTGTGGGTGGGCGTGTGTGTGTAACAAATAAGAATGTTAAAactttcatatatattttttttacatggaCTTAAAAGAGCAGCTATAtaatcagtgattttgttacctctgcattcTATCTATGttcctgacgcataaaaatcgcCAAAGACATAAAATAATTCATGGATATATCGATCTGAAcgtgtgtatttgtagaaatatcccatacgtgtaatttctgtggcagttatggTTGTTGTTTAGTGATGCATATttgttttagcctttgttgacgtctgctttaaaatagaagaactatattttaatttcagtatactataatacagagttttggagtgtgtcttcagattaactgtctgcgGCTGGTACATAAAGGCCCAGACATTTGCCATTTtggactcattttttttaactgggactcattggttctggactgggactcatgatttctcacaagatgagtcccagaattcatcatatttatttgtaacaaaaacacTGTATAATTCATTGATTAGACCTTTTGTCGTGTAAttcaagtgttgttgttgtggtaaaCATGACAAGTCATCATGTCTGTACTTAATTCTCCATGACTGGATTGTaggatttttgttctgtttgtatttGATCGTACATTATTATTATGGGAAAACTTACCTTAGGGTTGTATTACTTTGACTAGAACAAAGTTAAAATACATTGAATTCTCAtagagataattattttttggattaTAATAATGAGTTCATTGGTTGGGTCACTCCCATTATATTTGATGACTGATTTATGAAATATCAGCACTTAGAAAATGTTTGTCAAGGTTGTTGTATTATCCGAAGTTTCAAAAGTAGAAATATTGtgtattttctatttgaaaTCAGGTTTTGAGAACACTTCCACAGATACAGCTTTATAATAGTAATTCTTGTACAGTTATACAAGCATGCAGTACTAGGGTGTGAAGAAAAGGAGGTCAGTTTTGTGCTTGTCCTTCGGGAAGGCTGTAGCTTGCATCTGTTAGCCCAAGAATCACAACTCTATTATCCCTCAGGCAAGATAACAAAtagaatccactagccccatAGCTTATATGAATTGTGTAGTTGGTTAATACAAATAATTCATTTACTAGGAGAAGATTTGGAACGACACACTCCTGCAGTAGAAAATGGCCCAATTGAGGGAGCAAGCAACGTGCAGGAAACACAGCATCCTCTTCCAGAAGTAAATAGTAGTAGCCACTTAGAAGATGACCGCCTTATTGCTAGAGCAAGGGCAGTTGGTGTGGACTATGAGTTTGCAAAGCCTGGTGAAGTGGAAACGGAGGATGATAGGAGAAAAAGACAGCGGCGAAACCAAAGAAGAATATCagaacaagagaaaaggttgcGTGAAGCTGTTGGAGATCTACCGCCTCCTCCACCTGCAGGGTCAAGTCAGCAAGAAGATAATGCATACAGTGCTATTCGTGCATTTGAGGTGGAGCAGATGACTtatgcattctttttttgtgaggTCTGCAAGGAAAGGCGACTGGAGTGCAAGGGCACGAGAAACATGTGTACTCGCTGCAGAAGAGATAAGAAGGTACCAAAAGTTTGGTCTGGTGAGAATAACATGGATCCAATGGCTGTTCCTGAGATTTTGTCTAACATGTCAGATGCTGAACAGATGCTGATAGCCAGGCTAGCACCTACTGTGCATGTACACCTACTGAAGCATGGAGGTATTGCCTCAAAGGGACATTGCATTGCTTTCCCACAGGCTGTGCAAGAACCAGCCACTATTCTTCCACGCCTACCAGCAGAGGTGGATATCATACGcgtgagaagacaaggaaaagAGGATACCCATAAGGACTTCAGGGTTAGAAGACACCGTGTTGAAGGAGCCCTTCGTTGGCTCAAGGACAACAATCCTGCttatggtgatgttgttattgatGGCGCTCGCATAGAGAATTTACCAGAAGATGGTGAGTTGCCAAATTTGAGGACTGTTGAGTTCTCTGAAACAGAACGCATTGATGACCAAGGCCCTGCACCACAACAATTGGATGTTGGGGAAACAGACAGCACTGATGACTCAACAGTATCTGGAATTATTCTTCCTGAGCCTGGAGTGAATGTGCAAGCACAAGTAGAAGCAGCCATAAATGAAGTTGTTTCTGAACCTCCGGAAGGTGAAGCTGTAGAAGCACAAGGAAATGTGCAACGACCAGTGATCCCTTGGCCGACCACGGGCACAACACCAGCATCAGAGTTTACCACTCCCTACTTTTTTACAATGGCATTTCCTTGCTTGTTTCCCTATGGAAAGGGTGATTTCCACATAAACCGTCCGATGACGTGTCCCACACTGCATAACTGGGCAGAGCACCTGCTGTGGTACCAAGACGGAAGGTTTGCGAGGCATAAAGTCTGGAAGTTTGTTGTCCACAATATGATCATGAGGAAGCGTGCCCTGGAGCAGAGCCGGTTCTTTGTTGATCAGCAACTTGGTGACCCACACATAACTGTTGCAGACCTGCAAGAGCGACTTGCGAGAGGTGACACTTTTACCGACAAGTTGTTGTATTTTGGCGCAAATCTGCGTGGTACAGCTCAGTACTGGCACCAGAGACGCAGAGAGCTTCGTGCCCTTGTGGAGTTCATGGTCAATGAGAAGCGTGGGTTGccttcatttttcatgactggaAGCTGTGCCGAGTTTTACTTTCCTCCTCTTAGAAGGCTACTGGAAGAGTACATCTTGCAGACCAAAGGCGAAGAAGTCAACCTTGCTGAAGATAGCAATGCCCGCTTCAAGGCAGTACAAGAAAATACTCATGTAGTAGTGAGTTACTTTGACCTGCGTACCCAGGCATACCATGAGAAGGTACTAAAGCCGGTATTTGGTGTCTCTGATTATTGGTACCGCTATGAGTTTGCCAAGTCCCGCGGTCAAATTCATTGGCACCAACTCAGCTGGAGGGAAGACAGGCAACCACATCAGCTATTGCATGAAGCTCGTGAAGATGGTTGCGAAGAGGAAGAGTATGCAGCTAGACTTAGTCAGTGGGCAGATGAAACCTTTGCCATGACAGCATTACATCCAGCTGGCAATGAGGAAGAAGGGCAGccaagaaaaaacctctggccACCACCTGAGGGAACGGCTGAGCCCATATCAGATGATAGGGATCCCTTAGTTAAGATGCTAATGCAGATCGCTGCAACACAAGATGCAATACTGGAGGATCATTTGCTTTTAGTAAACAGGGTTGGACTCCACAGTTGCTCTGATTACTGCTTGAGAACTCCTCGCCATCCGGAGCAAGGACTGCAGCCGAGAGAACGTGTATGTCGGATGGAGTTTGGAAGCGAGTTCCACCCAGGGAAAAAAGTGCACAGTAATCCCGAAATTGTGGAAGATCATAATGGAGCTCCCCGCCTGGAGATGCCTCGTGACCATCCACGTGTGGTTCAGCATTCTCGTTATCAGTTACAATCATGGAGAGCAAATGGGGATGTAAGCTTGATTCTTTCCAATTCCCCTCCAGACAATCCTAGCACTGATGATATCATAGCCATAATCGACTATGTGTGTGGATATGCTTGCAAAGATAGCGAACCCACTGGTGCAACTTCTGATCTCTTTAAGGACATGGTAAATGCTGTTGATGCAGCTGATGCAGACCAAGTGACAGGTAAGTCAATGTGTGCTAAGATGCTGATAAAGACCGTCGGAAGACGAGACATCAGTGGACCGGAGGCATCCTTTGAGCTGAGTGGCCTAGCACTTTGGCGATGTAGCCGTCCATTTACCTATTTGTCAATGTCGGGGTCAAGGAGACTTGAACGTGATGGTGAAACTGCAACTCGCAGCACCCCACTGGATAAGTACCTTGCACGACCAAGAGATGAGCAATGTTCTTGGTACCACTTTGCATCGAGGAACG is a window from the Porites lutea chromosome 10, jaPorLute2.1, whole genome shotgun sequence genome containing:
- the LOC140950771 gene encoding uncharacterized protein, which gives rise to MTYAFFFCEVCKERRLECKGTRNMCTRCRRDKKVPKVWSGENNMDPMAVPEILSNMSDAEQMLIARLAPTVHVHLLKHGGIASKGHCIAFPQAVQEPATILPRLPAEVDIIRVRRQGKEDTHKDFRVRRHRVEGALRWLKDNNPAYGDVVIDGARIENLPEDGELPNLRTVEFSETERIDDQGPAPQQLDVGETDSTDDSTVSGIILPEPGVNVQAQVEAAINEVVSEPPEGEAVEAQGNVQRPVIPWPTTGTTPASEFTTPYFFTMAFPCLFPYGKGDFHINRPMTCPTLHNWAEHLLWYQDGRFARHKVWKFVVHNMIMRKRALEQSRFFVDQQLGDPHITVADLQERLARGDTFTDKLLYFGANLRGTAQYWHQRRRELRALVEFMVNEKRGLPSFFMTGSCAEFYFPPLRRLLEEYILQTKGEEVNLAEDSNARFKAVQENTHVVVSYFDLRTQAYHEKVLKPVFGVSDYWYRYEFAKSRGQIHWHQLSWREDRQPHQLLHEAREDGCEEEEYAARLSQWADETFAMTALHPAGNEEEGQPRKNLWPPPEGTAEPISDDRDPLVKMLMQIAATQDAILEDHLLLVNRVGLHSCSDYCLRTPRHPEQGLQPRERVCRMEFGSEFHPGKKVHSNPEIVEDHNGAPRLEMPRDHPRVVQHSRYQLQSWRANGDVSLILSNSPPDNPSTDDIIAIIDYVCGYACKDSEPTGATSDLFKDMVNAVDAADADQVTGKSMCAKMLIKTVGRRDISGPEASFELSGLALWRCSRPFTYLSMSGSRRLERDGETATRSTPLDKYLARPRDEQCSWYHFASRNGNVPVVSGGSTHATWPLNEDYCRTMLLLHWPSSFDIQEVKGDAESWIDRFKDFFASDDCPTFVKAQVAKARRFADHPQEPVFEEDEEDDAVEAEEQPDWVGVYAGQNQIYEGVERDFDYDDGGEDYDWSSTRIILPEGEDPTKWLRESIKADDEQQTESADLDLPQVCPLSLNENQKAIVSLVLLALYNFVENTEYYHPLRLVVSGTAGTGKSYVIKCLQRLVQQVFEDNDAIQVITPTGNAAYLVHGSTAHSFLGVPTGGRSGNELTVPTGPLLEKIQKKCENLKVLVGDERSMFGRTTMGWMEQHARYAVNKGANADELWGGIPVAVFMGDDVQLPPVCDTPVYTSDCRSAPSNHGRLVWTMFDSAVELTQIIRQNESEQQLRDVLMSLRNYTTTPQQIHWLQQFQWHNLRMSHGPELLARMDEQGLYVFPTHRLEWQRNKTKLLECNRQPNHPVAKIKAVDNGGHAVKADSNKAGGLLPLLYLCRDSKVMLVVNLKADWGLYNGAVGTVVDIVYKDGRRPTDDPAPLPDVVLVRFPGYRGPPYINEDLTVLPIVPVSRSTECACRCKRLQVPLRLAWGTTIHKCQGMTVGTGEAFRYVVVHPGDHGFEARNPGALFVALSRAKSAGGEGRDPDFAFHEDVLINNDRFRPVDTPTTRARAVEIERLHVLATQSRQRRVLAPAYREETFLRLVEWAQSQSHH